The following proteins are encoded in a genomic region of Sorangiineae bacterium MSr12523:
- a CDS encoding metalloregulator ArsR/SmtB family transcription factor, whose product MSRAREGAVADVFFALGDETRISLVRKLCADGASSATTLSTGEKVTRQAIVKHLQVLEGAGLVTHEKRGREVLYLIETRRLDEARLFLDSVSAAWDRAIDRLRIMVEDDETPPPRKPRSP is encoded by the coding sequence ATGTCGAGAGCACGTGAAGGTGCCGTCGCCGACGTCTTCTTCGCCCTCGGCGACGAAACCCGCATCTCGCTGGTACGCAAGCTCTGCGCCGATGGCGCGTCGTCCGCGACCACGCTATCCACCGGCGAAAAGGTCACGCGCCAAGCCATCGTGAAGCACCTGCAGGTGCTCGAAGGCGCAGGCCTGGTCACCCACGAAAAACGCGGCCGCGAGGTCCTTTACCTCATCGAAACCCGCCGCCTCGACGAAGCGCGCCTATTCCTCGACAGCGTCTCCGCCGCCTGGGATCGCGCGATCGATCGTTTGCGCATCATGGTCGAAGACGACGAGACCCCTCCCCCGCGCAAACCGCGCTCGCCCTAA
- a CDS encoding SRPBCC family protein, whose product MSSLDKIEKRVTLRAPLSRVWRAISNAEEFGRWFGIELDGAFAVGKSLRGKFDANLKEEAILEYQKKVGLPPSKVKMPDEDMVFCTVERIEPEHYFSFRWVPYGIDAEADPKNEPTTLVEFRLEKVAEGTSLTIVESGFDRVPAHRRERAFRMNEGGWAGQAENVKKYVEST is encoded by the coding sequence ATGTCGTCATTGGACAAGATCGAGAAACGAGTCACGTTGCGCGCACCGCTATCCCGGGTTTGGCGAGCAATATCCAATGCCGAAGAATTTGGGCGTTGGTTCGGCATCGAGCTGGACGGCGCATTTGCGGTGGGCAAGAGCCTCCGCGGCAAGTTCGATGCGAATCTCAAGGAAGAAGCCATTCTCGAGTATCAAAAGAAGGTCGGCCTGCCGCCATCGAAGGTGAAAATGCCGGACGAGGATATGGTCTTCTGCACCGTGGAACGCATCGAGCCGGAGCACTATTTCAGTTTTCGCTGGGTCCCCTACGGCATCGACGCGGAGGCCGATCCGAAGAACGAACCCACGACATTGGTCGAGTTCCGCCTCGAAAAGGTGGCCGAGGGCACGTCGCTCACCATCGTGGAATCGGGCTTCGATCGCGTCCCCGCCCACCGGCGCGAGCGCGCATTCCGAATGAACGAAGGGGGTTGGGCCGGCCAAGCGGAGAACGTCAAAAAATATGTCGAGAGCACGTGA